Proteins encoded in a region of the Antedon mediterranea chromosome 2, ecAntMedi1.1, whole genome shotgun sequence genome:
- the LOC140039394 gene encoding uncharacterized protein — protein MTASLKSEIDVFQRKFLKRIIGIRWPEKIKNEDLYKRTGEIEWNKNVKKRRLTWYGHLLRLNENTPAKIALGEAQRKTKKPKGRPKTTWMANIKKETELFTRGPIHMLAKKRTEWRTQVRRAMSNDD, from the coding sequence ATGACAGCATCACTAAAAAGCGAAATCGATGTCTTTCAAAGAAAATTCCTAAAGAGAATAATAGGTATAAGGTGGCcggagaaaataaaaaatgaagatttgtACAAAAGAACAGGAGAAATTGAGTGGAATAAGAACGTAAAGAAAAGAAGGCTGACATGGTATGGTCACCTGCTCCGTTTAAATGAGAACACACCAGCTAAGATCGCACTCGGAGAGGCTCAGAGAAAGACCAAAAAACCAAAAGGAAGACCAAAAACAACATGGATGgcaaacataaaaaaggaaacaGAACTTTTTACACGCGGACCTATACACATGCTAGCTAAAAAACGTACTGAGTGGCGAACACAAGTGAGACGCGCAATGTCTAACGACGATTAG